One part of the Symphalangus syndactylus isolate Jambi chromosome 1, NHGRI_mSymSyn1-v2.1_pri, whole genome shotgun sequence genome encodes these proteins:
- the ZNF589 gene encoding LOW QUALITY PROTEIN: zinc finger protein 589 (The sequence of the model RefSeq protein was modified relative to this genomic sequence to represent the inferred CDS: inserted 1 base in 1 codon), whose amino-acid sequence MWAPREQLLGWATEALPAKDSAWSWKEKPRYLGPVTFEXEWKRLSLEQRNLYKEVMLESLRNLVLLESKPEVHTCPSCPLAFSSQQFLSQDELHNHPIPGFHAGNQLHPGNPCPEDQPQSQRPSDKNHRGAEAEDQRVEGGVRPLFWSTNERGALVGFSSLFHRSPISSWGGNRIFEIQFSPAQNASSEEVDRISKRAETPEFGAVRFGECALAFNQKSNLFRQKAVTAEKSSDKRQSQVCRECGRGFSRKSQLIIQQRTHTGEKPYVCEECGRGFIVESVLRNHLSAHSGEKPYVCSHCGRGFSCKPYLIRHQRTHTREKSFMCTVCGRGFREKSELIKHQIIHTGEKPYVCGERGQGFIAQSALRYHRSTHSREKPYVCSQCGRGFRDKSTLLAHEQTHSGEKPYVCGQCGQGFGRKILLNRHWRTHTGEKPYACIECGQNFSHKSTLSLHQRIHSGEKPYACTECGRGFRRKSQLITHQKTHSGKSFRGARSEDVILATSQPSATLAEMLREKPCL is encoded by the exons CTCTGCCTGCCAAGGATTCTGCCTGGTCCTGGAAAGAGAAGCCTAGATATCTG GGACCAGTGACTTTCG GAGAGTGGAAGAGACTGAGCCTTGAGCAGAGGAACCTATACAAAGAAGTGATGCTGGAAAGTCTCAGGAATCTGGTCTTGTTGG AATCAAAGCCAGAAGTCCATACCTGCCCTTCTTGCCCTCTGGCCTTTAGCAGTCAGCAGTTCCTCAGCCAAGATGAGCTACACAATCATCCTATTCCAGGTTTCCATGCAGGAAATCAACTCCACCCAGGAAATCCCTGCCCAGAGGATCAGCCACAGTCACAACGTCCTTCTGATAAAAATCACAGGGGGGCTGAAGCAGAAGATCAACGAGTGGAAGGAGGCGTCAGACCCTTGTTTTGGAGTACAAATGAGAGGGGGGCTTTAGTGGGTTTCTCTAGCCTGTTCCATAGATCACCAATAAGCTCTTGGGGAGGCAACAGGATATTTGAGATACAGTTCAGTCCAGCCCAGAATGCAAGCTCTGAGGAAGTAGACAGAATTTCCAAGAGGGCAGAAACTCCAGAGTTTGGAGCAGTCAGGTTTGGAGAGTGTGCACTAGCTTTTAACCAGAAGTCAAACCTGTTCAGACAGAAGGCAGTCACAGCAGAAAAATCTTCAGACAAAAGGCAGTCACAGGTGTGCAGGGAGTGTGGGCGAGGCTTTAGCAGGAAGTCACAGCTCATCATACAGCAGAGGACACACACAGGAGAAAAGCCTTATGTCTGCGAAGAGTGTGGGCGAGGCTTTATAGTTGAGTCAGTCCTCCGCAACCACCTGAGTGCACACTCCGGGGAGAAACCTTATGTGTGCAGCCATTGTGGGCGAGGCTTTAGCTGCAAGCCATACCTCATCAGACATCAGAGGACACACACAAGGGAGAAGTCATTTATGTGCACAGTGTGTGGGCGAGGCTTTCGTGAAAAGTCAGAGCTCATTAAGCACCAGATAATTCACACAGGGG AAAAGCCTTATGTCTGCGGAGAGCGTGGGCAAGGCTTTATAGCTCAGTCAGCCCTCCGCTACCACCGGAGTACACACTCCAGGGAGAAACCTTATGTGTGCAGCCAGTGTGGGCGAGGCTTTCGTGATAAATCAACTCTCCTCGCACACGAGCAGACACATTCAGGGGAGAAGCCTTATGTGTGTGGACAATGTGGGCAGGGATTTGGCCGGAAGATACTCCTCAACAGACACTGGAGGACACACACAGGAGAGAAGCCTTACGCGTGCATCGAGTGTGGGCAAAACTTTAGCCACAAGTCCACTCTCAGCTTACATCAGAGGATACACTCGGGGGAGAAGCCTTATGCATGCACGGAGTGCGGGCGAGGCTTTAGGAGGAAGTCACAGCTCATCACACACCAGAAGACACACTCAGGGAAAAGCTTTAGAGGTGCAAGGAGTGAGGATGTGATTTTAGCAACAAGTCAGCCATCAGCCACACTAGCGGAAATGCTTAGGGAGAAGCCTTGTTTGTAA